The following coding sequences are from one Natrinema sp. CBA1119 window:
- a CDS encoding helix-turn-helix domain-containing protein: MMEHVDDIAAKIVLATSDGDSIRQIAHKVDGTYSWVYTWIERLEDIDVVERNDGVHVTAPTVREGYAHAMEAISRQSPPTTAEAYVLPHFSQMAFTYTKIDAVYVWTHGGYQIARGSDAYPVFMRVHDTDVEQWISFFERYGIPSTVGERDDSVIDDAPGEIYYSLYPTTEQFDQEWVDGNPVIPLAEAVEYMQEYRWNFEPALQMIADEYEVDIDVDRSSYIPSQ; the protein is encoded by the coding sequence ATGATGGAGCACGTCGACGATATCGCGGCGAAAATCGTGTTAGCCACGAGCGACGGTGACTCCATCCGCCAAATCGCTCACAAGGTCGACGGGACCTACTCGTGGGTGTACACCTGGATCGAACGCTTAGAGGATATCGATGTCGTCGAGCGAAACGACGGCGTTCACGTGACCGCACCCACTGTCCGTGAAGGGTACGCTCATGCCATGGAAGCAATCAGTCGGCAGTCTCCGCCAACCACCGCAGAGGCGTACGTGTTGCCACACTTTTCACAGATGGCGTTCACATATACCAAAATCGACGCTGTCTATGTGTGGACACATGGTGGGTACCAGATTGCACGCGGTTCCGACGCCTATCCTGTATTTATGCGCGTTCATGATACGGACGTTGAACAATGGATATCGTTCTTCGAGCGATATGGGATTCCGAGCACCGTTGGCGAGCGCGATGACAGTGTTATCGACGACGCCCCAGGAGAGATCTACTACAGCTTGTACCCAACGACCGAACAGTTCGATCAAGAGTGGGTAGATGGTAACCCAGTGATTCCATTAGCCGAGGCAGTCGAGTACATGCAGGAGTATCGCTGGAATTTCGAGCCAGCATTACAGATGATCGCCGACGAATATGAGGTCGACATCGACGTTGATCGGTCCAGCTACATTCCATCGCAATGA